One window from the genome of Microbacterium sulfonylureivorans encodes:
- the uvrA gene encoding excinuclease ABC subunit UvrA translates to MPIVPVAVPGNTSGKLSVRGARVHNLKNVDLDIPRDSLVVFTGLSGSGKSSLAFDTIFAEGQRRYVESLSAYARQFLGQVDRPDVDFIEGLSPAVSIDQKSTNRNPRSTVGTITEIHDYMRLLWARIGVPHCPECGEVIQRQTVQQIADQLMELPERTRYQIVAPVVTQKKGEFVDLFKELSAKGYARAVVDGELIQLAEPPTLKKSYKHDIAVVVDRLVASPDILSRVTDSVETALGLAGGVMQVNFVDLEGDEAWQSFSEKLACPNGHPLQLTEIEPRTFSFNAPFGACPACSGLGTRMSVDVELMVGDEDLSIREGVLIPWTTQGKGLFQYYERLLEGLSNDLGFSLDTPWRMLRTEVREAVLRGEDYKVTVKWKNRYGREMRYSSGFEGVVPYIERQYLQAETDTQRQRWSEFLREVPCPVCDGARLKPEVLAVQVHGHSIAEASRLSLADAQKFFAGLDLTEREAKIGAQVLREIRVRLDFLIQVGLTYLNLSRSAGSLSGGEAQRIRLATQIGSGLTGVLYVLDEPSIGLHQRDNRRLIETLITLRDLGNTLIVVEHDEETIHAADWIVDIGPRAGVDGGAVVHSGPLEQLLKESDSITGDYLAGRREIPTPKKRRKIDKSRKVTVVGARENNLQNVTVDFPLGVLTAVTGVSGSGKSSLVNDILYEVLATRLNGARRVAGKHTRVTGTEELDKVVHVDQGPIGRTPRSNPATYTGVFDRIRTLFSETPEAKARGYQPGRFSFNVKGGRCEACSGDGTIKIEMNFLPDVYVDCEVCHGKRYNRDTLAVHYKGKNIAEVLEMPISEAAEFFEPIQAIHRYLRTLVDVGLGYVRLGQSATTLSGGEAQRVKLATELQRRSNGRSIYVLDEPTTGLHFEDVRRLLEVLGGLVDKGNSVIVIEHNLDVIKNADWIIDLGPEGGSGGGQIIATGTPEQVARVEASHTGAFLAEVLGGSQAVRKAG, encoded by the coding sequence GTGCCCATAGTCCCTGTCGCCGTGCCCGGAAACACCAGCGGAAAACTCAGCGTTCGCGGTGCCCGCGTGCACAATCTGAAGAACGTCGATCTCGACATCCCGCGCGACTCGCTCGTCGTCTTCACCGGACTCTCCGGCTCCGGCAAGTCCAGCCTCGCCTTCGACACCATCTTCGCCGAGGGCCAGCGCCGCTACGTCGAATCGCTCAGCGCGTACGCCCGCCAGTTCCTCGGCCAGGTCGACCGTCCTGACGTCGACTTCATCGAGGGCCTCAGCCCCGCCGTGTCGATCGACCAGAAGTCGACCAACCGCAACCCGCGATCGACGGTCGGAACGATCACCGAGATCCACGACTACATGCGCCTGCTCTGGGCGCGCATCGGTGTGCCCCATTGCCCGGAGTGCGGCGAGGTCATCCAGCGCCAGACGGTGCAGCAGATCGCCGACCAGCTGATGGAGCTGCCTGAGCGCACGCGCTATCAGATCGTCGCGCCGGTGGTGACCCAGAAGAAGGGCGAGTTCGTCGACCTCTTCAAAGAGCTGTCGGCCAAGGGCTATGCGCGTGCCGTCGTCGACGGCGAGCTGATCCAGCTCGCCGAGCCGCCCACGCTCAAGAAGAGCTACAAGCACGACATCGCCGTCGTCGTCGACCGCCTCGTGGCCAGTCCCGACATCCTGAGTCGCGTCACCGACTCCGTCGAGACGGCTCTCGGCCTCGCCGGCGGCGTCATGCAGGTCAACTTCGTCGACCTCGAGGGCGACGAGGCGTGGCAGTCCTTCTCCGAGAAGCTCGCGTGCCCGAACGGGCATCCGCTGCAGCTCACGGAGATCGAGCCGCGCACGTTCTCGTTCAACGCCCCCTTCGGAGCGTGCCCCGCGTGCTCCGGTCTGGGAACGCGCATGTCGGTCGACGTCGAGCTCATGGTCGGTGACGAGGACCTCTCGATCCGCGAGGGCGTCCTGATCCCGTGGACCACCCAGGGCAAGGGTCTCTTCCAGTACTACGAGCGCTTGCTCGAGGGGCTCTCCAACGACCTCGGATTCTCGCTGGACACCCCGTGGCGGATGCTGCGCACCGAGGTCCGCGAGGCGGTCCTGCGCGGCGAGGACTACAAGGTCACGGTCAAGTGGAAGAACCGCTACGGACGGGAGATGCGGTACTCGTCCGGCTTCGAGGGCGTCGTGCCGTACATCGAGCGCCAGTACCTGCAGGCCGAGACCGACACGCAGCGTCAGCGATGGTCGGAATTCCTCCGCGAGGTGCCGTGCCCGGTGTGCGACGGCGCGCGCCTCAAGCCCGAGGTGCTCGCCGTGCAGGTGCACGGGCACTCGATCGCGGAGGCCTCGCGCCTGAGTCTCGCCGACGCGCAGAAGTTCTTCGCCGGTCTCGATCTCACCGAGCGCGAGGCGAAGATCGGCGCGCAGGTGCTCCGCGAGATCCGGGTGCGGCTCGACTTCCTCATCCAGGTCGGGCTGACCTACCTCAACCTCAGCCGCTCGGCCGGCTCGCTGTCGGGGGGTGAGGCGCAGCGCATCCGCCTCGCGACGCAGATCGGCTCGGGGCTGACCGGGGTGCTCTACGTGCTCGACGAGCCGTCGATCGGCCTCCACCAGCGCGACAACCGACGCCTGATCGAGACGCTGATCACGCTGCGCGACCTCGGCAACACGCTCATCGTCGTCGAGCACGACGAGGAGACGATCCACGCCGCCGACTGGATCGTCGACATCGGCCCGCGGGCCGGCGTCGACGGGGGAGCGGTGGTGCACTCCGGACCCCTCGAGCAGCTCCTCAAGGAGAGCGACTCGATCACCGGCGACTACCTCGCCGGCCGACGCGAGATCCCGACGCCGAAGAAGCGCCGCAAGATCGACAAGAGCCGCAAGGTCACCGTCGTCGGCGCACGCGAGAACAACCTCCAGAACGTGACGGTCGACTTCCCCCTCGGCGTGCTCACGGCGGTGACCGGTGTCAGCGGCTCCGGCAAGTCCTCCCTCGTGAACGACATCCTGTACGAGGTGCTCGCCACGCGGCTCAACGGTGCTCGTCGCGTCGCGGGCAAGCACACACGGGTGACCGGCACCGAGGAGCTCGACAAGGTCGTCCACGTCGATCAGGGGCCCATCGGGCGCACCCCGCGGTCGAACCCGGCGACGTACACCGGCGTCTTCGACCGCATCCGCACGCTCTTCAGTGAAACGCCCGAGGCGAAGGCGCGCGGATACCAGCCCGGGCGCTTCAGCTTCAACGTGAAGGGCGGGCGCTGCGAGGCGTGCTCCGGCGACGGCACGATCAAGATCGAGATGAACTTCCTCCCCGACGTGTACGTCGACTGCGAGGTCTGCCACGGCAAGCGGTACAACCGCGACACGCTGGCCGTCCACTACAAGGGCAAGAACATCGCCGAGGTGCTGGAGATGCCGATCTCCGAGGCCGCGGAGTTCTTCGAGCCGATCCAGGCGATCCACCGCTACCTCCGGACGCTCGTCGACGTGGGCCTCGGCTACGTCCGCCTCGGTCAGTCGGCGACGACGCTCAGCGGCGGCGAGGCGCAGCGCGTGAAGCTCGCGACCGAGCTGCAGCGCCGGTCGAACGGGCGCTCCATCTATGTCCTCGACGAGCCGACGACCGGCCTTCACTTCGAGGACGTGCGCCGACTGCTCGAAGTGCTCGGCGGACTGGTCGACAAGGGGAACTCGGTCATCGTGATCGAGCACAACCTCGACGTCATCAAGAACGCGGACTGGATCATCGACCTCGGCCCCGAGGGCGGATCAGGCGGCGGCCAGATCATCGCGACGGGAACACCGGAGCAGGTCGCCCGCGTGGAGGCGAGCCACACGGGCGCGTTCCTCGCCGAGGTGCTGGGCGGGTCGCAGGCGGTCCGCAAGGCCGGCTGA
- a CDS encoding MarR family winged helix-turn-helix transcriptional regulator, protein MTESAQSADDLLTLDNQVCFALVTAARNVVAIYRPILEPLGLTHPQYLVMLALWERSPRSLRELAAELALDPATLSPLVKRLEAQGLVTKSRRELDERVLDVRLTDAGRRLRRRALEVPAKVMESVGTDAASLVALRDALAPFSGARHPQITDG, encoded by the coding sequence GTGACCGAATCCGCTCAGAGCGCCGACGACCTGCTCACGCTCGACAACCAGGTGTGCTTCGCCCTTGTGACGGCGGCACGCAACGTCGTCGCGATCTACCGGCCGATCCTCGAGCCGCTCGGGCTGACGCATCCGCAGTATCTCGTGATGCTCGCGCTGTGGGAGCGCTCGCCCCGTTCGCTGCGGGAGCTCGCCGCAGAGCTCGCGCTCGATCCTGCGACGCTCTCGCCACTCGTGAAGCGCCTCGAGGCCCAGGGCCTGGTCACGAAGTCGCGTCGCGAGCTCGACGAACGCGTGCTCGACGTGCGCCTCACAGACGCCGGCCGGAGACTCCGTCGGCGCGCGCTGGAGGTGCCGGCGAAGGTGATGGAGAGTGTCGGGACGGATGCCGCATCCCTCGTCGCTCTGCGCGACGCGCTCGCGCCGTTCTCCGGTGCCCGTCACCCGCAAATCACAGATGGATGA
- a CDS encoding 5'-nucleotidase C-terminal domain-containing protein codes for MRIRSHPDRPAPRRRRLIAVATAGALALGGGVIAVAPAQAADEPLEINLVTVNDFHGRIEAAAPVGGIAALAKAVDGIRSTNDRTVFAAAGDMIGASTFTSFIQQDLPTIDTLNDAGLEVSAAGNHEFDKGWLDLRDRVQDAADWEYIAANVFLKGTQETALSESWVKDFGDVSVGFIGAVTEELPSLVSPGGITELDVRPIVASVNGAADRLTDGNAANGEADVLVLLIHEGAANTSYAAVTDSSAFAQIVSGASPKINAIVSGHTHLAYNHEVPYAGDTGQRPVISSGQYGEKFSNMVIQVDPATKTVLSMDNTVYDMYVGTTPQYPVPADDPILAKVNVAKAEAAVQGGVELGKITADFNRAKLAAGTENRGGESTLGNFVADAQLWSARRTDPATQIAFMNPGGLRADMAFAPDGVLTYKEAADVQSFANTLVTLTLTGDQIRQALEQQWQPAGAQRPFLKLGISKGFEYAFDPAAAPGSRILRMTLDGVDIDPAASYRVVANSFLSTGGDNFGAIGQGTNKRDTGQVDLESMVAYMAEVKTATPDYAQRSIGATLPAPAGAQGYEVGSSFDIALSSLDFSTTEPRATTVDVTIGGKPAGTSAIDNTLPTAISDVNGKATVTVTVPEGITGTAKFGTPVQVPLTVTTPRGTSIEIPVTVFERADSSTLGIPSKFLAKRNSSVQFTTIVVAEKGTVVTGEVTISDGDEVIATATLTAKDRGIVKVKLPALDRGVHKLSVSYGGSDTVKPSESPTFPVLVW; via the coding sequence ATGCGAATCAGGTCCCACCCCGACCGCCCCGCTCCGCGTCGCCGCCGTCTCATCGCGGTCGCCACCGCGGGCGCTCTCGCTCTCGGCGGCGGCGTGATCGCCGTCGCTCCCGCCCAGGCCGCGGACGAGCCGCTCGAGATCAACCTCGTGACCGTCAACGACTTCCACGGTCGTATCGAGGCCGCGGCACCGGTCGGCGGCATCGCGGCTCTTGCGAAGGCGGTCGACGGGATCCGCAGCACGAACGACCGCACCGTGTTCGCCGCGGCCGGCGACATGATCGGCGCGTCGACGTTCACCTCCTTCATCCAGCAGGACCTCCCGACGATCGACACGCTGAACGACGCGGGTCTCGAGGTCAGCGCGGCCGGCAACCACGAGTTCGACAAGGGCTGGCTCGATCTCCGCGACCGCGTCCAGGACGCCGCCGACTGGGAGTACATCGCGGCCAACGTGTTCCTCAAGGGCACGCAGGAGACCGCACTCTCCGAGTCCTGGGTGAAGGACTTCGGCGACGTCTCGGTGGGCTTCATCGGTGCGGTGACCGAGGAGCTGCCGTCGCTCGTGAGCCCCGGCGGCATCACCGAGCTGGACGTGCGCCCCATCGTCGCCAGCGTCAACGGCGCTGCCGACCGCCTGACCGACGGCAACGCGGCGAACGGTGAAGCCGACGTGCTCGTCCTTCTGATCCACGAGGGTGCCGCCAACACGTCGTACGCGGCGGTCACCGACTCCTCCGCCTTCGCACAGATCGTCAGCGGAGCGAGCCCCAAGATCAACGCGATCGTCTCCGGCCACACCCACCTGGCGTACAACCACGAGGTCCCTTACGCGGGCGACACCGGCCAGCGGCCGGTCATCTCGTCGGGTCAGTACGGCGAGAAGTTCAGCAACATGGTGATCCAGGTCGACCCGGCGACGAAGACCGTCCTGTCCATGGACAACACCGTGTACGACATGTACGTCGGCACCACGCCGCAGTACCCCGTCCCCGCCGACGACCCGATCCTGGCCAAGGTCAATGTGGCCAAGGCCGAGGCGGCCGTCCAGGGCGGCGTCGAGCTCGGCAAGATCACCGCCGACTTCAACCGCGCGAAGCTCGCAGCGGGCACCGAGAACCGCGGTGGCGAGTCGACGCTCGGCAACTTCGTCGCCGACGCGCAGCTGTGGTCGGCGCGACGGACCGACCCCGCGACGCAGATCGCGTTCATGAACCCGGGCGGTCTGCGAGCAGACATGGCGTTCGCGCCCGATGGCGTGCTGACCTACAAGGAGGCCGCCGACGTCCAGTCGTTCGCGAACACGCTCGTCACGCTGACGCTCACCGGCGACCAGATCCGTCAGGCGCTCGAGCAGCAGTGGCAGCCCGCCGGCGCCCAGCGCCCGTTCCTCAAGCTCGGCATCTCGAAGGGCTTCGAGTACGCGTTCGACCCGGCCGCCGCTCCGGGCTCGCGCATCCTCCGGATGACGCTGGACGGCGTCGACATCGATCCCGCGGCGTCCTACCGGGTCGTCGCCAACTCGTTCCTCAGCACCGGCGGCGACAACTTCGGCGCCATCGGCCAGGGCACGAACAAGCGCGACACCGGTCAGGTCGACCTCGAGTCGATGGTGGCCTATATGGCAGAGGTGAAGACGGCCACGCCTGACTACGCCCAGCGCTCGATCGGCGCCACCCTTCCCGCGCCGGCTGGTGCCCAGGGCTACGAGGTCGGCAGCTCGTTCGACATCGCGCTCTCGTCACTGGACTTCTCGACGACCGAGCCCCGCGCAACCACCGTGGACGTGACGATCGGCGGAAAGCCCGCAGGCACGTCGGCGATCGACAACACCCTGCCCACGGCGATCAGCGACGTCAACGGCAAGGCGACCGTCACGGTCACCGTGCCCGAGGGCATCACCGGAACGGCGAAGTTCGGCACACCCGTCCAGGTGCCGCTGACGGTCACGACGCCGCGCGGGACGAGCATCGAGATCCCGGTCACGGTGTTCGAGCGTGCCGACAGCTCGACCCTCGGCATCCCGAGCAAGTTCCTCGCGAAGCGGAACTCCTCGGTGCAGTTCACCACCATCGTCGTGGCCGAGAAGGGCACCGTCGTCACCGGCGAGGTCACGATCTCGGACGGTGACGAGGTGATCGCGACGGCGACCCTCACCGCGAAGGACCGCGGCATCGTCAAGGTCAAGCTGCCCGCGCTCGACCGGGGCGTGCACAAGCTCTCGGTCTCGTACGGCGGCAGCGACACGGTCAAGCCGTCGGAGAGCCCGACGTTCCCCGTGCTCGTCTGGTAG